A genome region from Sphingobium sp. WTD-1 includes the following:
- a CDS encoding nuclear transport factor 2 family protein has protein sequence MEERNRRGTLAAMLALPIGMAAAAEASAAAPRGKASGMDMAQRLDIVESKQAITELLYAYARANDRADEALLRSLFWPESTHKHGKFEGKSSDFVGFAFKIVSTLKYACHHITNVSVEVKGDKAFSECYYFAQHRRDRKEGGGEEDVFFQGRYLDDLERRNGVWKIIRRRGLSDYTSPPEPAQTPYADWPAGQHSEKYPSDDYYKMRQQFLGS, from the coding sequence ATGGAAGAACGCAATCGTCGCGGCACGCTGGCCGCCATGCTGGCGCTGCCGATCGGCATGGCCGCGGCTGCCGAGGCATCGGCCGCAGCCCCCAGGGGAAAGGCAAGCGGCATGGACATGGCCCAGCGGCTGGACATCGTCGAGTCCAAGCAGGCGATCACCGAACTCCTCTATGCCTATGCGCGGGCCAATGACCGGGCGGACGAGGCGCTGCTGCGATCGCTCTTCTGGCCGGAATCGACGCACAAGCATGGCAAGTTCGAGGGCAAGTCGTCCGATTTCGTCGGCTTCGCCTTCAAGATCGTGTCGACGCTGAAATATGCCTGCCACCACATCACCAATGTCTCGGTCGAGGTGAAGGGGGACAAGGCTTTTTCCGAATGCTATTATTTCGCGCAGCATCGGCGCGACCGCAAGGAAGGCGGGGGCGAGGAGGATGTCTTCTTCCAGGGCCGCTATCTCGACGATCTGGAGCGGCGGAACGGGGTGTGGAAGATCATCCGTCGCCGGGGCCTGTCCGACTATACCTCGCCGCCCGAACCGGCGCAGACGCCCTATGCCGACTGGCCGGCGGGGCAGCATAGCGAGAAATATCCGAGCGACGACTATTACAAGATGCGCCAGCAGTTTCTGGGCAGCTGA
- a CDS encoding thiolase family protein: protein MMKGNKIAITGIGETAFLRKGEETVMQMMTRASLAAIADAGLTPADIDGHVSNKYVGHPSEEVAHAIGAATRRFTAVADTAGGTATTGDALRLAQLAIEAGLARHVLVPYAIRSTKPGGVYGFHAREPQKAGLEMPAGFFGQPTYFATMANRYAHEFGMSEAELASVSMTYRAWAALTPSAQKRDPMDLDAYRQTPMISTPLRVADCCLTTDGGGAYVVSAVEAARDLPHPVISVQGVGIGYNNYPHGVLFTQKPCTFDYPGWDSAAQAYAMAGVDPKDLNLAQVYDGFSISAIVQTEMLGLCDRGEGARFYAAGHAKPGGRMPVNTSGGHMSGGYVPGINLLIEAVRQLRGQEGDRQVPNARLCAVAGLGGNNHSTTILARD from the coding sequence ATGATGAAGGGCAATAAAATCGCCATCACCGGCATTGGCGAAACCGCGTTCCTGCGCAAGGGCGAGGAAACGGTGATGCAGATGATGACCCGCGCCAGCCTGGCCGCGATCGCCGATGCGGGCCTCACCCCCGCCGATATCGACGGCCATGTCAGCAACAAATATGTTGGTCACCCGTCGGAGGAGGTCGCCCATGCAATCGGCGCCGCGACCCGGCGCTTCACCGCCGTCGCCGACACGGCGGGCGGCACCGCCACCACCGGCGACGCGCTGCGGCTGGCGCAGTTGGCGATCGAGGCCGGGCTCGCCCGCCATGTCCTCGTCCCCTATGCCATCCGCTCGACCAAGCCGGGCGGCGTCTACGGCTTCCACGCGCGCGAGCCGCAAAAGGCCGGGCTGGAAATGCCCGCCGGCTTCTTCGGCCAGCCCACCTATTTCGCCACCATGGCCAATCGCTACGCCCATGAATTCGGCATGAGCGAGGCGGAACTGGCCTCCGTCTCGATGACATACCGTGCCTGGGCGGCGCTGACGCCCAGCGCGCAGAAGCGCGATCCGATGGACCTCGACGCCTATCGCCAGACGCCGATGATCTCGACCCCGCTGCGCGTCGCCGACTGCTGCCTCACCACCGATGGCGGCGGCGCCTATGTGGTGAGCGCGGTGGAGGCCGCCCGCGACCTCCCCCATCCGGTGATATCGGTGCAGGGCGTCGGCATCGGCTACAATAATTACCCCCATGGCGTGCTGTTCACGCAGAAACCCTGCACCTTCGACTATCCCGGCTGGGACTCGGCGGCGCAGGCCTATGCCATGGCCGGCGTCGACCCCAAAGATCTGAACCTCGCGCAGGTCTATGACGGCTTCTCCATCTCGGCGATCGTCCAGACCGAGATGCTGGGCCTGTGCGATCGCGGCGAAGGCGCGCGCTTCTACGCCGCCGGCCATGCGAAACCGGGTGGCCGGATGCCGGTCAACACCAGCGGCGGCCATATGTCGGGCGGCTATGTCCCCGGCATCAACCTGCTGATCGAGGCCGTGCGCCAGCTGCGCGGGCAGGAGGGCGACCGCCAGGTGCCCAACGCCCGCCTCTGCGCGGTCGCGGGCCTGGGCGGCAATAATCATTCCACCACCATCCTTGCGAGGGACTGA
- a CDS encoding flavin reductase family protein, with product MQFDMRSLPMATRYKIVNSTITPRPIAWITTRSEAGVVNAAPYSFFNCVGTEPPLVALGLLKEPVSRGLKNTAANIIATGEFVVNLVCEDDAEKMNHCSVDAPADVSEIDYAGIETAPSVLVAPPLIASSPVSFECRKVAAMDIGTMQTVIIGEIVMAHIRDEFITDRERVYFDTPAMKLIGRTHGSGWYVRNGDSFQMDRPRYDPARLTGKE from the coding sequence ATGCAGTTCGACATGCGCAGCCTGCCGATGGCGACCCGCTACAAGATCGTCAATTCGACCATCACCCCGCGTCCGATCGCCTGGATCACCACCCGGTCCGAAGCGGGCGTGGTCAATGCCGCGCCCTACAGCTTCTTCAACTGCGTCGGCACGGAGCCGCCGTTAGTGGCGCTGGGCCTGCTGAAGGAGCCGGTATCGCGCGGCCTGAAGAACACGGCCGCTAACATCATCGCCACCGGCGAATTCGTCGTGAACCTGGTGTGCGAGGATGATGCCGAGAAGATGAACCATTGCAGCGTCGATGCGCCGGCCGATGTCAGCGAGATCGACTATGCCGGGATCGAGACCGCGCCGTCGGTGCTGGTCGCGCCGCCGCTGATCGCCAGCAGCCCGGTCAGCTTCGAATGCCGCAAGGTCGCGGCGATGGACATCGGCACGATGCAGACGGTGATCATCGGCGAGATCGTGATGGCGCATATCCGCGACGAGTTCATCACCGATCGCGAGCGGGTCTATTTCGATACGCCGGCGATGAAATTGATCGGCCGCACCCATGGCAGCGGCTGGTATGTGCGCAACGGCGACAGTTTCCAGATGGACCGGCCGCGTTATGATCCGGCACGGCTGACGGGCAAGGAATGA
- a CDS encoding NADPH:quinone oxidoreductase family protein, with the protein MRALMCEAHGAPEQLAFRDVPVPQPGPGEIRLAVRAASVNFPDALMIQNLYQTKPPLPFIPGGEAAGVVDAIGEGVSGFQVGDRVAAIPFQGAFAEQAVAPAFRTSIIPDAMGFDVAAGFTMVYATALHGLRQRGRLQAGETLLVLGAAGGVGLAAVEIGKRMGARVIAAASSAEKRELARAHGAGETVNYAEVDIKQAVKALAGERGVDVIFDPVGGDLAEPAFRTMGWDGRYLVVGFAAGTIPAIPLNLPLVKTASIVGVTWGMHSRREPDIHAANMAQLYDWYEQGGLRPAIGARFGFDESRAAMRWIMDRKAQGKVVIEMA; encoded by the coding sequence GTGCGGGCGCTGATGTGCGAGGCGCATGGCGCGCCCGAGCAACTGGCGTTCCGGGACGTGCCCGTGCCCCAGCCAGGGCCGGGCGAGATCAGGCTGGCGGTGCGGGCGGCAAGCGTCAATTTCCCTGACGCGCTGATGATCCAGAATCTCTACCAGACCAAGCCGCCCTTGCCCTTCATCCCCGGCGGCGAGGCGGCCGGGGTGGTCGATGCGATCGGCGAGGGTGTCAGCGGCTTTCAGGTCGGGGACCGGGTAGCGGCAATCCCGTTCCAGGGCGCCTTTGCCGAGCAGGCGGTGGCGCCGGCTTTCCGTACCAGCATCATTCCCGACGCGATGGGCTTCGATGTCGCGGCCGGTTTCACCATGGTCTATGCGACGGCGCTGCACGGGCTGCGCCAGCGCGGGCGGTTGCAGGCGGGCGAGACGCTGCTGGTGCTGGGCGCTGCGGGCGGCGTGGGGCTGGCGGCGGTGGAGATCGGCAAGCGCATGGGTGCGCGGGTGATCGCGGCGGCCTCCAGCGCGGAAAAGCGGGAGCTGGCGCGGGCGCATGGCGCGGGCGAGACGGTGAATTATGCTGAGGTCGACATCAAGCAGGCGGTGAAGGCGCTGGCCGGGGAACGCGGCGTCGATGTGATCTTCGATCCGGTCGGTGGCGATCTGGCCGAGCCGGCCTTCCGCACCATGGGTTGGGACGGGCGCTATCTGGTGGTCGGCTTTGCCGCCGGGACCATCCCTGCGATCCCGCTGAACCTGCCGCTGGTGAAGACGGCGTCGATCGTCGGCGTGACATGGGGGATGCACAGTCGGCGCGAGCCGGACATCCATGCCGCCAATATGGCACAGCTTTATGACTGGTATGAGCAGGGCGGACTGCGGCCGGCGATCGGCGCGCGCTTCGGCTTTGACGAGAGCCGGGCGGCGATGCGCTGGATCATGGACCGCAAGGCGCAGGGCAAGGTGGTGATCGAGATGGCCTGA
- a CDS encoding SMP-30/gluconolactonase/LRE family protein has translation MQLDRRTVMLGGTALALAGCTRAGTPRASTVPAPLTPADFSLVIDGLDHAEGVASAPDGRLFLSNSGGAIGVLTPGQPLRQVGAPLAANRVAVDAQGRLIVANMGLLKQQPGPLQRITLETGTVETLVSELEGRQLVASNGPATARDGSIYCTHSSWGPVANIGTTTPAGFIYMVRPDGSAAIVARALRGVNGLCLDRDERHVYASLTAEGRIRRWRRNADGTLADPQDFGPQLGAVVPDQTVKAILALPPQEKAALGYCDGIAFDRAGNLWITLPFSNRLVALTPQGRQIDILHDPAGEKIAMPTNLCWGGPDRRTLYVVSRGKGMIVQAHTTIAGAPLANWPAS, from the coding sequence ATGCAGTTGGACCGGCGCACAGTGATGCTCGGCGGCACGGCGCTCGCGCTCGCCGGCTGCACCCGCGCCGGCACGCCGCGCGCATCCACTGTTCCGGCGCCCCTGACCCCGGCCGATTTCAGCTTGGTCATCGACGGGCTCGACCATGCCGAGGGCGTCGCCAGCGCCCCCGACGGCCGCCTGTTCCTGTCCAACAGCGGCGGCGCGATCGGCGTTCTGACACCGGGACAGCCGCTGCGGCAGGTCGGCGCGCCGCTCGCCGCCAATCGCGTCGCCGTCGATGCGCAGGGCCGCTTGATCGTCGCGAATATGGGCCTGCTCAAGCAGCAGCCTGGCCCGCTCCAGCGCATCACCCTTGAAACCGGCACGGTCGAAACGCTCGTCTCGGAACTGGAGGGACGCCAGCTCGTCGCCTCCAACGGCCCGGCCACCGCGCGCGATGGCAGCATCTATTGCACCCACAGCAGTTGGGGGCCGGTCGCCAATATCGGCACCACCACGCCGGCCGGCTTCATCTACATGGTCCGGCCCGACGGCAGCGCCGCGATCGTCGCGCGCGCCCTGCGCGGGGTCAACGGCCTCTGCCTCGACCGGGACGAACGCCATGTCTATGCCTCGCTGACCGCCGAAGGGCGCATCCGCCGCTGGCGCCGCAACGCCGACGGCACCCTTGCCGACCCGCAGGATTTCGGCCCGCAACTGGGCGCCGTCGTCCCCGACCAGACGGTCAAGGCCATCCTCGCCCTGCCGCCGCAGGAAAAGGCAGCGCTGGGCTATTGCGACGGCATCGCCTTCGACAGGGCCGGCAATCTCTGGATCACCCTGCCCTTTTCCAACCGGCTGGTCGCGCTGACCCCGCAGGGCCGGCAGATCGACATCCTGCATGATCCCGCCGGCGAAAAGATCGCGATGCCGACCAATCTCTGCTGGGGCGGGCCGGACCGCCGCACGCTCTATGTGGTCTCGCGCGGCAAGGGCATGATCGTCCAGGCCCACACCACCATCGCCGGCGCCCCGCTCGCCAATTGGCCAGCCAGCTGA
- a CDS encoding TetR/AcrR family transcriptional regulator has translation MADLKENGDRPQTYSSPAIIERRRRILEETRKVIAEQGIAALSMNEIGQRAGVAKRTLYNAFQTRERMIATAIQEYFDEYVSRIVYSSPPGTMQHNLERMISVVQRNRKIRNYIKAIMALYFSSDVDRDIWTAMHSPAIHHNKQWIEALDATKQLQPWVQVDKLVDDLVRFEYATINDWAQGRIPDDEVIVRLVSSYLSCLLGSLKGAARKEVEALIKDIAERGMDALPMSPKTKTKAA, from the coding sequence ATGGCTGACCTCAAGGAAAATGGCGATCGGCCGCAGACCTATTCCAGTCCGGCGATCATCGAACGCCGTCGCCGGATATTGGAGGAAACGCGCAAGGTGATCGCCGAGCAGGGGATCGCGGCGCTGAGCATGAACGAGATCGGCCAGCGCGCGGGTGTCGCCAAGCGGACGCTCTACAACGCCTTCCAGACCCGCGAGCGGATGATCGCCACCGCGATCCAGGAATATTTCGACGAATATGTCAGCCGCATCGTCTATTCGAGCCCGCCCGGCACGATGCAGCATAATCTCGAGCGGATGATCTCGGTCGTCCAGCGCAACCGCAAGATCCGCAATTATATCAAGGCGATCATGGCGCTCTATTTCAGTTCCGATGTCGACCGCGACATCTGGACAGCGATGCACTCGCCGGCCATCCATCATAACAAGCAGTGGATCGAGGCGCTCGACGCCACGAAGCAGCTGCAGCCCTGGGTGCAGGTCGACAAGCTGGTCGATGATCTGGTGCGCTTCGAATATGCGACCATCAACGACTGGGCGCAGGGCCGCATACCCGATGACGAGGTGATCGTCCGGCTGGTCAGCAGCTATCTGTCCTGCCTGCTCGGTTCGCTGAAGGGCGCGGCGCGCAAGGAAGTCGAAGCGCTGATCAAGGATATTGCCGAGCGCGGGATGGACGCGCTCCCGATGTCGCCCAAGACCAAGACGAAAGCGGCTTGA
- a CDS encoding CoA transferase, translating into MPGPLDHLVVIELSTEMPVAIAGMLLADHGADVLKVEPRGGAYFAHELTRKSWDRSKRSVELDVADADDRAALRGLLGGADIFIHALEEGEAKALGLDGESLARDYPELIVSALTAYGADTPFADRPRGEGLAAALLGTMIDKSSPFREGPVYLGHPALHYGQAFLGVIGALTAIRARRSSGKGQKVESSLLDAMLAQSPMNNWWQEDGISYIKAGDSGAVDRFGRTRLVTGMFECGDGLFLQIHTGGQGGFKAAMDQLGFGDRVSVVKSAAEMSVPLSDDEYHIARVEIFDAFKARPRAEWIALFQAADVAALPVLEPAEVLLDEQVEFVGQRIALPDAEFGTIYQAAPAVRFDRTPCAAPRPAPAIGADNGVLADLIARKRGELVAAGKPIDRPLEGIKVVDFSSFFAVGFGGRLLSDLGADVIKVETPDGDQMRPLPDCFDAAQRGKRDIVLNLKQPEALEAALKLVSEADVVTHNLRPGKADKLGIGYEALSKINPRLLYVYLPGYGSKGPKSLLKSFAPLVSGWTGLLYEGGGAGNPPTRSVFGNEDYNNGFLGAAGILMGLEARAISGVGDYMEIPQLHSSLWTTSEHFLDADKQVVYGFRLDKDQAGYNALDRLYRTSDGWLCIACRQDDRFAALARAVGQAGLIDDPRFVSPQERSLHDAALRAALEPWFADKTSAEAFALLDAVGVPCEIPASKSWVREALWQDWAVASNRVIENFDSMYGHVRQFGSFIHLSDTPGHARKSAPRLGEHTRQILAEIGYAPDAINALIDSGKAMQAADVTGRIQSRVSAA; encoded by the coding sequence ATGCCCGGCCCTCTGGACCATCTTGTCGTTATCGAGCTGTCGACCGAAATGCCGGTCGCGATTGCGGGCATGCTGCTCGCCGACCATGGCGCCGACGTGCTGAAGGTCGAGCCCAGGGGCGGCGCCTATTTCGCCCATGAACTGACCCGCAAGAGCTGGGACCGGTCCAAGCGCAGCGTTGAGCTGGACGTGGCCGATGCGGATGATCGGGCGGCGCTGCGCGGATTGCTCGGCGGAGCGGACATCTTCATCCATGCACTGGAGGAGGGAGAAGCGAAGGCGCTTGGCCTGGACGGCGAGAGCCTGGCGCGCGACTATCCGGAGCTGATCGTGTCGGCGCTGACCGCCTATGGCGCTGACACGCCCTTTGCCGACCGGCCGCGCGGCGAGGGGCTGGCGGCGGCGCTGCTCGGCACGATGATCGACAAGTCCAGCCCGTTCCGCGAGGGGCCGGTCTATCTCGGTCATCCCGCGCTCCATTATGGTCAGGCGTTTCTGGGCGTGATCGGCGCGCTGACGGCTATCCGGGCGCGGCGGTCGAGCGGCAAGGGACAGAAGGTCGAATCCTCGCTGCTCGACGCGATGCTGGCCCAATCGCCGATGAACAATTGGTGGCAGGAAGACGGTATTTCCTACATCAAGGCGGGGGATTCCGGCGCGGTCGACCGGTTTGGCCGGACCCGGCTGGTGACCGGCATGTTCGAATGCGGCGACGGCCTGTTCCTGCAGATCCATACCGGCGGGCAGGGCGGCTTCAAGGCGGCGATGGACCAGCTGGGCTTTGGCGACCGGGTGTCGGTGGTGAAGAGCGCGGCGGAAATGTCGGTGCCATTGAGCGACGACGAATATCATATCGCCCGCGTCGAGATTTTCGATGCGTTCAAGGCGCGCCCGCGCGCCGAATGGATCGCGCTGTTCCAGGCGGCCGATGTGGCGGCGCTGCCGGTGCTGGAGCCGGCCGAAGTCTTGCTGGACGAGCAGGTGGAGTTTGTCGGGCAACGGATTGCGCTGCCAGACGCGGAATTCGGCACCATCTATCAGGCCGCACCGGCCGTGCGGTTCGATCGCACGCCCTGCGCCGCGCCGCGCCCGGCGCCGGCGATCGGCGCCGACAATGGCGTTCTGGCCGACCTGATTGCGCGCAAGCGGGGCGAACTGGTGGCGGCGGGCAAGCCGATCGACCGGCCGCTCGAAGGCATCAAGGTGGTGGACTTCTCGTCCTTCTTCGCGGTCGGCTTTGGCGGGCGGCTGCTGTCGGACCTGGGCGCCGACGTCATCAAGGTGGAGACGCCCGACGGCGACCAGATGCGGCCGCTGCCCGACTGTTTCGACGCGGCGCAGCGCGGCAAGCGCGACATCGTGCTGAACCTGAAGCAGCCCGAGGCGCTGGAGGCGGCGCTGAAGCTGGTGTCTGAGGCCGATGTCGTCACCCATAATCTGCGCCCCGGCAAGGCTGACAAGCTGGGCATCGGCTATGAGGCGCTGTCGAAGATCAATCCGCGCCTGCTCTATGTCTATCTGCCCGGCTATGGCTCCAAGGGCCCCAAGTCGTTGCTCAAGAGCTTTGCGCCTCTGGTGTCGGGCTGGACCGGTCTGCTCTATGAAGGGGGCGGCGCGGGCAATCCGCCGACCCGGTCTGTGTTCGGCAATGAGGATTATAATAACGGCTTCCTGGGCGCTGCGGGCATATTGATGGGGCTGGAAGCGCGCGCGATCAGCGGCGTCGGCGACTATATGGAGATACCCCAGCTCCATTCGAGCCTGTGGACCACGTCCGAGCATTTCCTGGATGCCGACAAGCAGGTCGTCTACGGCTTCCGCCTCGACAAGGATCAGGCCGGCTATAATGCGCTCGACCGGCTCTATCGCACGAGCGACGGCTGGCTCTGCATTGCGTGTCGGCAGGATGATCGCTTCGCGGCGCTGGCGCGGGCGGTGGGGCAGGCCGGGCTGATCGACGATCCGCGCTTTGTCTCGCCACAGGAACGGTCGCTGCATGACGCGGCGCTGCGGGCGGCGCTGGAGCCCTGGTTTGCCGACAAGACCAGCGCGGAGGCCTTTGCCCTGCTCGATGCGGTGGGCGTGCCGTGCGAGATACCGGCGTCCAAGAGCTGGGTGCGTGAGGCGCTGTGGCAGGACTGGGCGGTGGCCAGCAACCGGGTGATCGAGAATTTCGATTCCATGTATGGCCATGTCCGCCAATTCGGCAGCTTCATCCATCTGAGCGACACGCCGGGCCATGCGCGCAAGTCCGCGCCGCGCCTGGGCGAGCATACGCGGCAGATATTGGCCGAGATCGGCTATGCGCCGGACGCGATCAACGCGCTAATCGACAGCGGCAAGGCGATGCAGGCGGCGGACGTGACCGGCCGCATCCAGTCGCGCGTCTCGGCCGCCTGA
- a CDS encoding enoyl-CoA hydratase/isomerase family protein — protein sequence MSAPSEDPELLFELREDGVAVITLNRPRAKNTVSFTMWEQFSAALDRLENATPARMLLLCGADGYFSNGGDVKLPPARGEGALRLAARLEMGQRIIRRLRALPIPTVAAVEGGAYGVSWSLAMACDMIFAADNARFGAPFLDFGLVPDGGAAWFLTRQLGRARAAEIIFSGRTLEAAEALSLGLVSRLVPPGEAVAQALALGATIGGGNAHAVELTKRLLDQAESGDLSANHALELVYCHTCQAGEEVPRAREAFRARAAAKAAAKVATGAKE from the coding sequence ATGAGCGCGCCGAGCGAAGACCCCGAACTGTTGTTCGAGCTGCGCGAGGATGGTGTCGCCGTCATCACCCTCAACCGGCCACGCGCGAAGAACACCGTCTCCTTCACCATGTGGGAGCAGTTTTCCGCCGCGCTCGACCGGCTGGAAAATGCGACGCCAGCGCGGATGCTGCTGCTGTGCGGGGCGGATGGCTATTTCAGCAATGGCGGCGACGTGAAGCTGCCGCCGGCGCGGGGCGAGGGGGCGTTGCGGCTCGCCGCTCGGCTGGAGATGGGGCAGCGGATCATTCGCCGGCTGCGCGCGCTGCCGATCCCGACCGTGGCAGCAGTGGAGGGTGGCGCCTATGGCGTGTCCTGGAGCCTGGCGATGGCCTGCGACATGATCTTTGCTGCCGACAATGCGCGGTTCGGTGCGCCGTTTCTGGATTTTGGGCTCGTCCCCGATGGCGGGGCGGCCTGGTTCCTGACCCGGCAACTGGGGCGGGCACGCGCGGCCGAGATCATCTTTTCGGGGCGGACATTGGAGGCGGCCGAGGCATTGAGCCTGGGGCTGGTCAGCCGACTGGTGCCGCCGGGCGAGGCGGTCGCGCAGGCCCTGGCGCTGGGCGCGACGATCGGTGGCGGCAATGCCCATGCGGTCGAACTGACCAAGCGGCTGCTCGACCAGGCGGAAAGCGGCGACCTGTCGGCCAATCATGCGCTGGAACTGGTCTATTGCCACACCTGCCAGGCGGGGGAGGAAGTGCCCCGCGCCCGCGAGGCGTTCAGGGCACGCGCAGCGGCGAAGGCTGCCGCGAAGGTCGCAACTGGGGCGAAGGAATAA
- a CDS encoding OB-fold domain-containing protein: MGIPIYPVHLEDPLFQGFYDGLDAGELRITVDAETGEWVWYPPEVVPGKPDAVLEWRPVSAEGKAYSFTTVIRSLLPGDHKAEVPYTVILFEPDDAPGVRIAGILVDDEGVEPACDMRLRFRPVEAGDHRIAGFAPVR; this comes from the coding sequence ATGGGCATTCCCATCTATCCCGTCCATCTGGAAGACCCGCTGTTCCAGGGCTTCTACGACGGCCTCGATGCCGGCGAACTGCGCATCACCGTCGACGCCGAAACTGGCGAATGGGTCTGGTATCCGCCAGAGGTCGTCCCCGGAAAGCCCGATGCTGTGCTGGAATGGCGCCCGGTCTCGGCCGAGGGCAAGGCCTATAGCTTCACCACCGTGATCCGCAGCCTGCTGCCCGGCGACCACAAGGCTGAAGTCCCCTACACCGTCATCCTGTTCGAGCCCGACGATGCGCCGGGCGTGCGGATCGCGGGCATATTGGTCGATGATGAAGGCGTCGAGCCGGCCTGCGACATGCGCCTGCGCTTCCGCCCGGTCGAGGCGGGCGATCATCGCATCGCCGGCTTCGCGCCGGTTCGCTGA
- a CDS encoding LLM class flavin-dependent oxidoreductase, with protein MQLNLRYDMNRPDFGAPHPVLYRTAIEQAQWADRLGFTQVFLAEHHGAEGGYCPSSMVQAASILGATENIVAHLSALVVTMHDPLRLAEDLAVLDNIAPGRVWLTAGMGYRPHEFEMFGKDISKRLAIMNEAMATLKQAWTGEPFEFRERTVRVTPAPATPGGPKIYMGGSTDKSAIRAAKGGYQYFPGHPDLFTLYKEEREKAGFPPPEELRQPAASFLYVSDDPDRDWPLVAPHVAYATNAYAEWAKERGTGQTRYKPAETIEGLKAMPNIKVLTPDECFEYLKGLGRGTAVTFHALLGGLDPEVSWRSLRLFEKEVLPRLRAEPGLLENPGE; from the coding sequence GTGCAGTTGAACCTTCGTTACGACATGAACCGGCCGGATTTCGGCGCGCCGCATCCCGTGCTGTACCGCACCGCGATCGAGCAGGCGCAATGGGCCGACAGGTTGGGCTTCACCCAGGTGTTCCTGGCCGAGCATCATGGCGCGGAGGGCGGCTATTGCCCGTCCTCCATGGTGCAGGCGGCGTCGATCCTGGGAGCGACGGAGAATATCGTCGCGCATCTGTCGGCGCTGGTCGTCACCATGCATGATCCGCTGCGGCTGGCGGAGGATCTGGCGGTGCTGGACAATATCGCGCCCGGGCGCGTGTGGCTGACCGCCGGCATGGGCTATCGCCCGCATGAGTTCGAGATGTTCGGCAAGGACATCAGCAAGCGGCTGGCGATCATGAACGAGGCGATGGCCACGCTGAAGCAGGCCTGGACCGGTGAGCCGTTCGAGTTTCGCGAGCGCACCGTGCGGGTGACGCCGGCCCCGGCGACGCCGGGTGGTCCCAAAATCTACATGGGCGGGTCGACCGACAAGTCGGCGATCCGCGCGGCCAAGGGCGGCTATCAATATTTCCCCGGCCATCCCGACCTGTTCACCCTCTACAAAGAGGAGCGGGAAAAGGCCGGCTTCCCGCCGCCCGAGGAACTGCGCCAGCCGGCAGCGAGCTTCCTCTATGTCTCCGACGATCCGGATCGCGACTGGCCGCTGGTGGCGCCGCATGTCGCCTATGCGACCAACGCCTATGCCGAATGGGCCAAGGAGCGCGGCACCGGCCAGACACGCTACAAGCCTGCCGAGACGATCGAGGGGCTGAAGGCGATGCCGAACATCAAGGTGCTGACGCCCGACGAATGTTTTGAATATCTCAAGGGGCTGGGCCGGGGCACCGCCGTCACCTTCCACGCGCTGCTGGGCGGGCTGGACCCCGAAGTGTCGTGGCGCAGCCTGCGCCTGTTCGAGAAGGAGGTGCTGCCGCGCCTGCGCGCCGAGCCGGGCCTGCTGGAAAATCCGGGAGAATGA